The genomic window CATTGTTGGCAATCGTCTGCTGAATTAATTTATCAACTCTGATTAATCCTGTTTCGATGGTTCTTAAGAAAGATTCTTCTTCACTTTTGATCACTTCCGTTACTAAAACGCCTTGCTTTTCCAATTCAGGGAAGAATTTCCCCATTTGTTTCTGAAGTACAGCAACCAATTTGTAAAGGAAAGGCTCTTTCATATCCAGGAATCTGTAAGAATAAGAAATTCCTCTTCTTAAAATTCTTCGGATCACATACCCGGCTCCTCCGTTTGAAGGTAATTGTCCGTCTGCAATCGCAAAAGAAACCGCTCTGATGTGGTCTACCACAACACGGATCGCAATATCTTTTTCGTCTTCTAAAACTCCTGTGTATTTTTTACCTGAAAGTTCTTCAACTTTAGCAATCAGTGGTGTGAAAACATCGGTATCGTAGTTGGAAGATTTTCCCTGAAGCGCCATACAAAGACGCTCGAATCCCATTCCGGTATCGATATGTTTTGCAGGAAGGTTTTCCAGGCTTCCGTCAGCTTTACGGTTGTATTGCATGAAAACCAGGTTCCAGATTTCTACAACTTGAGGGTGATCATTATTCACCAGTTCAAGTCCTGAAACTTTTGCTTTTTCTTCTTCAGTTCTTAAATCCACATGAATTTCAGAACAAGGTCCGCAAGGTCCGCTTGCTCCCATTTCCCAGAAGTTATCTTTTTTGTTTCCGTTGATAATTCTGTCTTCGGAAATTACCGCTTTCCAATAGTCGTAAGCATCCTGATCTCTTTCCAGATTTTCAGAAGCGTCTCCTTCGAAAATGGTTACATATAAATTTTCTTTCGGAATTCCGTAAACTTCGGTCAACAATTCCCAGGCAAAAGCAATAGCATCTTTTTTGAAATAATCACCAAAAGACCAGTTTCCCAACATCTCAAACATGGTGTGGTGATAGGTATCTCTACCTACATCATCCAGGTCGTTATGTTTTCCGGAAACTCTCAGACATTTTTGTGTATCGGCAATTCTTGAGGCTTTAGGCTCTTTATATCCTAAAAAATAATCTTTGAACTGCGTCATTCCTGAGTTGGAAAACATAAGAGTAGGGTCGTCTTTCAGCACGATAGGCGCAGAAGGAACGATAAGGTGACCTTTACTTTGAAAATAATCTAAAAATTTTTGACGAATCTCTTGTGATGTCATAATGATATATTGCTTTGCTTTTTACAAATTTTTGATAAGATGCAAATTTAAGGTTTTTAAAGTAATGTAAAAGAATAGTTTTATGTTTTAAATGGTTTGTGAACTATTGTCATTTCGACGAAGGAGAAATCTATTATTGTTAATCTTGTAAACTTACATGATGTAGTCTTCAGTTTCCCTCTGTTGGAAGTTTTTTCTGCTTTTCCTATATCTTTTTTGTTTCGGGCGGCGCCGCCGCCCGAAACAAAAAAGAGCTCAACTCATTATTGCAATTAAGTTAAGAGAAGGCGCTGTTGCTAACCACCCCGTCAAAAATTCTTTCGAATTTTCGCCACCCCTCCGGAGGAGGGGAATTTTTGTACGGTATATTTTTTTGTTCTTTTCTTTTAACTTACTATATTCGTGATGATCTGAGAAGATAAAAGTTGGGTATGACAAAAAACGAAGTATTCAAAAACTGGATAGAGCAATATTCCGAATCGTTGTTGAGAAGGGCTGTGTATCTGCTTTCGGATAAAGTTGAGGCAGAAGATGTGGTTCAGGAGGTTTTTATTGCTGCTTTTTCGTCGTATGATTCTTTTAAAGGGAAAAGCCAACCGTTGACCTGGCTGATGACTATTCTGAATAGAAAAGTTGCTGATTTTTATCGTAAAAAATATAAATCTGAACCAAAAATAAAACTAGACCATTTTTTTGATGAAACCGGTTCGTGGAAAAATGATGATGTCCTTAATGATTGGGATGCTTCCAACAAAGAAACTGAGCTTCTCGACGATAAAGATTTTAATAAAACATTGGAAGATTGTATTGAAGATTTGCCCTCCAGATGGAAGATTCCGATGAAAATGTATTATCTTGAAGAAAAAAAAGCACCTGAAGTGAGTCAGGAATTAGATATTTCTACGACTAATCTTTGGAAGATTTTACAGCGAAGCAGAATGCAGTTGCGAGAGTGTCTGGAATTTAACTGGTTTGCAAAATCATAAGGATTACAAGAATGTTAAAAAAACTAATACATATGATCTTTTTACCATGCAGTGAAGTTACTTTACTCATGGAAAAACGTAATGCTGAAAACATTTCTCCAGCAGAAAACTGGAAATTGAACCTGCATCTGAAAATCTGTAAATGGTGCAGAGCTTACAAACAAAAATTGGAAATTTTAGACGATATTTTAAAAAGGAAGCTTTCTCAGGAGAAAAAGCCTGAAATTAATAATTCTGAAATTCAGGACTTTAAAGAAAAAGTATTCAGAAATTTAGATATTTAATAAAAATGGTGTCAGGATTTTGAATTTGTTCCGACTATACTTTTGAAAATAACAAAGTATTAATTTCAAAATCATTAAAATGAACGGAACTCTATTAAAAATCAACAAAGAAAACCGAACGGGCAGGATTGGTTATTATATCTCGCTTTTCGGCGTTTCACTAACCTTGCTTTGGATCGGAATTTTCAAATTCACACCGACAGAAGCAGCTGGAATAAAAAATCTGGTAGAAAACCATTTTCTCACTTTTTTCGTATATGATATCGTAAGTGTGCAAACAGTGTCAAATGCTATCGGGACGATAGAAATTATCATTGCTTTACTATTGGTATTTAGTGTGAAATTTGCATCACTGAGAAAATATGCTGCTATCGGAATGATTGTAACTTTTCTTACGACATTGAGTTACTTATTTACCACTCCGGGAATATGGAAAATTGTAGACGGGATTCCGGTTACAGACTTCTTTATCTTAAAAGATCTGATGCTTTTGGGATTTGGCTTAATGATTTTAAATGGAAAAAAATGATTACAAATAAAAAGATAACAATGAAAAATATACTAATACTGCTTGGAGTAATTCTGGGGATAGCGGTTTTTGCTGCAAGCTGTGGAGATACCAAGCCAAAATCCACAGAAATTAAAAAAGAAAATGAGACCATTATGGACAATAGAAACGTAAAAGAAATTTATTTTGCAGGAGGATGTTTTTGGGGAACGGAACACTTTTTCCAACAAATTCGAGGAGTGGTAGGAACAGAAGTTGGATATGCGAATGGAAATAAAGTGAATCCTACATATGAAGAAGTCATAAGCCATACCACAGGTTTTGCAGAAACGGTAAAAGTGAAATATGATCCTGAACAGGTAGATTTAAAATTATTAATTGATCTGTATTTTAAAACAATTGATCCTACAAGCCTGAACAAACAGGGAAATGACAGAGGAGATCAGTACAGAACAGGAATTTATTCCACCGACAAAGAAACGGAAGCTGTTGTAAAAGCTGAGGTTGAGAGATTAGCAAAAAATTACAGCAAACCGGTTGTGGTAGAAACGATTCCTTTGAAAAATTTTTATAAAGCAGAAGACTATCATCAGGATTATTTAGATAAAAATCCGGGAGGATATTGTCACATCGAGCCGGGACTTTTTGAAATGGCAAGAAATGCAAATC from Chryseobacterium camelliae includes these protein-coding regions:
- a CDS encoding sigma-70 family RNA polymerase sigma factor, which translates into the protein MTKNEVFKNWIEQYSESLLRRAVYLLSDKVEAEDVVQEVFIAAFSSYDSFKGKSQPLTWLMTILNRKVADFYRKKYKSEPKIKLDHFFDETGSWKNDDVLNDWDASNKETELLDDKDFNKTLEDCIEDLPSRWKIPMKMYYLEEKKAPEVSQELDISTTNLWKILQRSRMQLRECLEFNWFAKS
- a CDS encoding DUF417 family protein; protein product: MNGTLLKINKENRTGRIGYYISLFGVSLTLLWIGIFKFTPTEAAGIKNLVENHFLTFFVYDIVSVQTVSNAIGTIEIIIALLLVFSVKFASLRKYAAIGMIVTFLTTLSYLFTTPGIWKIVDGIPVTDFFILKDLMLLGFGLMILNGKK
- the msrB gene encoding peptide-methionine (R)-S-oxide reductase MsrB; the protein is MKNILILLGVILGIAVFAASCGDTKPKSTEIKKENETIMDNRNVKEIYFAGGCFWGTEHFFQQIRGVVGTEVGYANGNKVNPTYEEVISHTTGFAETVKVKYDPEQVDLKLLIDLYFKTIDPTSLNKQGNDRGDQYRTGIYSTDKETEAVVKAEVERLAKNYSKPVVVETIPLKNFYKAEDYHQDYLDKNPGGYCHIEPGLFEMARNANPLPKKQTKEVKYQKQNKEVLKKKLTAEQYNVTQENGTERAFQNEYWDETREGIYVDITTGEPLFISTDKFESGCGWPSFSKPITKKLIEEKLDRSHGMTRVEVRSKTGDAHLGHVFNDGPEDKGGLRYCINSASLKFIPKAEMKEKGYEEYISLLEKDKK